One Oryza glaberrima chromosome 10, OglaRS2, whole genome shotgun sequence DNA segment encodes these proteins:
- the LOC127785620 gene encoding B3 domain-containing protein Os10g0323000-like isoform X2, with translation MLQVLSSMSNQATSDMERIGSMGRDMHIMSFFMMTQTTSAMLRFTQLDGEDFPLPPEIVARCNGHNGKHLTLVTRNSKPVNVRLEKRGQSFYISKGWKKFVELTDLRVGQCVRFSVSSPSTLDLLILDKHGTSLAIPPSKRDLKLKSKRSTHQDSKGHPSNTDPGPSRIINRRVTKSVLFKKVLYRPSGAAHDWQNRRY, from the exons ATGTTACAAGTTCTATCGTCCATGAGCAATCAAGCAACATCAGATATGGAGAGAATCGGAAGCATGGGCAGAGATATGCATATCATGAG CTTCTTTATGATGACTCAAACAACATCTGCTATGCTAAGGTTCACACAGTTGGATGGAGAAGATTTT CCTCTCCCACCCGAGATTGTTGCCCGCTGCAATGGACACAATGGGAAACATCTAACTTTAGTCACACGGAATAGCAAACCAGTGAATGTCAGGCTCGAAAAAAGAGGCCAATCATTCTACATCTCGAAAGGCTGGAAAAAATTTGTTGAACTTACTGACTTACGTGTTGGACAGTGTGTTAGATTTAGTGTCTCTTCTCCATCAACACTTGATCTCCTCATACTTGACAAGCATGGAACAAGTCTTGCCATACCTCCATCAAAAAGAGATCTGAAATTAAAGTCAAAAAGGTCTACACACCAGGACAGCAAAG GCCATCCATCTAACACTGATCCAGGACCATCACGTATTATCAACCGCAGGGTGACCAAATCAG TACTTTTCAAAAAGGTACTCTATAGACCATCTGGAGCAGCTCATGACTGGCAGAACAGAAGATATTGA
- the LOC127785620 gene encoding B3 domain-containing protein Os10g0323000-like isoform X1, translated as MLQVLSSMSNQATSDMERIGSMGRDMHIMSFFMMTQTTSAMLRFTQLDGEDFPLPPEIVARCNGHNGKHLTLVTRNSKPVNVRLEKRGQSFYISKGWKKFVELTDLRVGQCVRFSVSSPSTLDLLILDKHGTSLAIPPSKRDLKLKSKRSTHQDSKGHPSNTDPGPSRIINRRVTKSGQLITHAVTLDCVPLLVLIEFQHVQLASRHATTSFNHTARISHLFMA; from the exons ATGTTACAAGTTCTATCGTCCATGAGCAATCAAGCAACATCAGATATGGAGAGAATCGGAAGCATGGGCAGAGATATGCATATCATGAG CTTCTTTATGATGACTCAAACAACATCTGCTATGCTAAGGTTCACACAGTTGGATGGAGAAGATTTT CCTCTCCCACCCGAGATTGTTGCCCGCTGCAATGGACACAATGGGAAACATCTAACTTTAGTCACACGGAATAGCAAACCAGTGAATGTCAGGCTCGAAAAAAGAGGCCAATCATTCTACATCTCGAAAGGCTGGAAAAAATTTGTTGAACTTACTGACTTACGTGTTGGACAGTGTGTTAGATTTAGTGTCTCTTCTCCATCAACACTTGATCTCCTCATACTTGACAAGCATGGAACAAGTCTTGCCATACCTCCATCAAAAAGAGATCTGAAATTAAAGTCAAAAAGGTCTACACACCAGGACAGCAAAG GCCATCCATCTAACACTGATCCAGGACCATCACGTATTATCAACCGCAGGGTGACCAAATCAGGTCAACTGATTACCCATGCCGTTACTTTAGATTGCGTTCCTCTTTTAGTCCTAATAGAATTTCAACACGTACAATTAGCATCACGGCACGCAACAACATCATTTAATCATACAGCCCGCATCTCACATCTCTTCATGGCCTAG
- the LOC127785620 gene encoding B3 domain-containing protein Os10g0323000-like isoform X3, with protein sequence MMTQTTSAMLRFTQLDGEDFPLPPEIVARCNGHNGKHLTLVTRNSKPVNVRLEKRGQSFYISKGWKKFVELTDLRVGQCVRFSVSSPSTLDLLILDKHGTSLAIPPSKRDLKLKSKRSTHQDSKGHPSNTDPGPSRIINRRVTKSGQLITHAVTLDCVPLLVLIEFQHVQLASRHATTSFNHTARISHLFMA encoded by the exons ATGATGACTCAAACAACATCTGCTATGCTAAGGTTCACACAGTTGGATGGAGAAGATTTT CCTCTCCCACCCGAGATTGTTGCCCGCTGCAATGGACACAATGGGAAACATCTAACTTTAGTCACACGGAATAGCAAACCAGTGAATGTCAGGCTCGAAAAAAGAGGCCAATCATTCTACATCTCGAAAGGCTGGAAAAAATTTGTTGAACTTACTGACTTACGTGTTGGACAGTGTGTTAGATTTAGTGTCTCTTCTCCATCAACACTTGATCTCCTCATACTTGACAAGCATGGAACAAGTCTTGCCATACCTCCATCAAAAAGAGATCTGAAATTAAAGTCAAAAAGGTCTACACACCAGGACAGCAAAG GCCATCCATCTAACACTGATCCAGGACCATCACGTATTATCAACCGCAGGGTGACCAAATCAGGTCAACTGATTACCCATGCCGTTACTTTAGATTGCGTTCCTCTTTTAGTCCTAATAGAATTTCAACACGTACAATTAGCATCACGGCACGCAACAACATCATTTAATCATACAGCCCGCATCTCACATCTCTTCATGGCCTAG
- the LOC127785694 gene encoding beta-glucosidase 34 — MGNGGRCMVEVVILLMLMAMSQGCDAQNTTGGLTRKSFPNGFVFGTASSAYQYEGAVKEDGRGPTIWDKFAHTFGKIIDFSNADVAVDQYHRFEEDIQLMADMGMDAYRFSIAWSRIFPNGTGEVNQAGIDHYNKLINALLAKGIEPYVTLYHWDLPQALEDKYTGWLDRQIINDYAVYAETCFKAFGDRVKHWITFNEPHTVAVQAYDSGMHAPGRCSVLLHLYCKKGNSGTEPYIVAHNMILSHATVSDIYRKKYKASQNGELGISFDVIWYEPMSNSTADIEAAKRAQEFQLGWFADPFFFGDYPATMRSRVGSRLPKFTEKEAALVNGSLDFMGINHYTTFYTKDDQSTVIEKLLNNTLADTATISVPFRNGQPIGDRANSIWLYIVPRSMRILMNYVKDRYNKPTVYITENGMDDGNSPFISLKNALKDDKRTKYHNDYLTNLADSIREDGCDVRGYFAWSLLDNWEWAAGYTSRFGLYYVDYKNRKRYPKNSVQWFKNLLASSS; from the exons ATGGGGAATGGAGGGCGATGCATGGTGGAGGTGGTGATACTTCTTATGTTGATGGCTATGTCGCAAGGATGCGATGCGCAGAATACTACCGGAGGACTGACGAGAAAGAGCTTCCCTAATGGCTTCGTCTTTGGAACCGCTTCATCGGCTTAtcag TATGAAGGTGCTGTCAAGGAGGACGGAAGGGGGCCAACCATTTGGGACAAATTCGCACATACATTTG GAAAGATCATTGACTTCAGCAATGCTGATGTTGCAGTGGATCAGTACCACCGTTTCGAG GAAGATATTCAGCTTATGGCAGACATGGGGATGGATGCATATAGATTCTCAATTGCATGGTCTAGGATTTTCCCAA ATGGCACTGGTGAGGTCAACCAGGCAGGCATTGATCACTACAACAAGCTAATCAACGCATTACTAGCTAAAG GAATTGAACCATATGTAACGCTCTATCACTGGGACCTTCCACAAGCTTTGGAGGACAAGTACACTGGGTGGCTTGACAGGCAGATCAT CAATGATTATGCGGTATATGCTGAGACGTGCTTCAAGGCATTTGGGGACAGGGTGAAGCACTGGATCACCTTCAACGAGCCCCACACCGTCGCGGTGCAGGCCTATGACAGCGGGATGCATGCACCGGGCCGCTGCTCGGTGCTCCTGCACCTCTACTGCAAGAAAGGGAATTCAGGCACCGAGCCCTACATAGTTGCTCATAACATGATCCTCTCACATGCCACGGTTTCAGACATATACAGGAAGAAATACAAG GCAAGTCAGAATGGGGAGCTGGGGATATCTTTTGATGTTATATGGTACGAACCAATGTCAAATTCCACAGCTGACATTGAAGCCGCCAAGAGAGCACAGGAATTCCAGCTAGGATG GTTTGCGGATCCCTTCTTCTTCGGAGATTATCCGGCAACGATGAGATCGAGAGTGGGAAGCAGGCTACCGAAGTTCACGGAGAAAGAGGCTGCACTTGTGAACGGATCACTGGACTTCATGGGGATCAATCACTATACCACATTCTACACAAAGGATGACCAATCTACTGTAATAGAAAAATTGCTGAACAACACCTTGGCAGATACTGCAACCATCAGTGTCC CCTTCAGAAATGGACAGCCAATTGGGGATAGG GCCAACTCGATATGGTTGTACATCGTGCCTCGTAGCATGAGGATCTTGATGAACTATGTCAAGGACAGATACAACAAACCAACTGTCTACATAACAGAGAATG GAATGGATGATGGCAACAGCCCCTTCATCTCTCTGAAGAATGCCCTCAAGGACGACAAGAGGACCAAATACCACAATGACTATCTTACAAACTTAGCAGACTCCATAAG GGAGGATGGTTGTGATGTTCGCGGGTATTTTGCATGGTCTCTTCTTGACAACTGGGAGTGGGCCGCTGGATACACCTCGAGATTCGGATTATACTACGTAGACTACAAGAACCGGAAGAGATACCCAAAGAATTCAGTGCAGTGGTTCAAGAATCTCTTGGCATCCTCCTCTTGA
- the LOC127786136 gene encoding profilin-A, whose product MSWQTYVDEHLMCEIEGHHLTSAAIVGHDGTVWAQSAAFPQFKPEEMTNIMKDFDEPGFLAPTGLFLGPTKYMVIQGEPGAVIRGKKGSGGITVKKTGQALVVGIYDEPMTPGQCNMVVERLGDYLVEQGL is encoded by the exons atgtCGTGGCAGACGTACGTCGACGAGCACCTGATGTGCGAGATCGAGGGCCACCacctcacctccgccgccatcgtcggccACGACGGCACCGTCTGGGCACAGAGCGCCGCCTTCCCGCAG TTCAAACCGGAGGAGATGACCAACATCATGAAGGACTTCGACGAGCCGGGGTTCCTCGCCCCGACCGGACTGTTTCTTGGACCAACCAAGTACATGGTCATCCAAGGTGAACCTGGCGCTGTCATTCGTGGCAAGAAG GGATCAGGAGGCATCACGGTGAAGAAGACCGGGCAGGCGCTGGTGGTCGGCATCTACGACGAGCCGATGACCCCAGGGCAGTGCAACATGGTGGTCGAGAGGCTCGGCGACTACCTCGTAGAGCAGGGCCTGTAG
- the LOC127786208 gene encoding profilin-A, producing MSWQTYVDEHLMCEIEGHHLTSAAIVGHDGTVWAQSAAFPQFKPEEMTNIMKDFDEPGFLAPTGLFLGPTKYMVIQGEPGAVIRGKKGSGGITVKKTGQALVVGIYDEPMTPGQCNMVVERLGDYLVEQGL from the exons ATGTCGTGGCAGACGTACGTCGACGAGCACCTGATGTGCGAGATCGAGGGCCACCacctcacctccgccgccatcgtcggccACGACGGCACCGTCTGGGCACAGAGCGCCGCCTTCCCTCAG TTCAAACCGGAGGAGATGACCAACATCATGAAGGACTTCGACGAGCCGGGGTTCCTCGCCCCGACCGGACTGTTTCTTGGACCAACCAAGTACATGGTCATCCAAGGTGAACCTGGCGCTGTCATTCGTGGCAAGAAG GGATCAGGAGGCATCACAGTGAAGAAGACCGGGCAGGCGCTGGTGGTCGGCATCTACGACGAGCCCATGACCCCGGGGCAGTGCAACATGGTGGTTGAGAGGCTCGGTGACTACCTCGTAGAGCAGGGCctgtag
- the LOC127753398 gene encoding disease resistance protein RGA5-like yields the protein MVFSRENLQDKRYLIIIDDLWDKSAWDIFRCALPKNNHASRVITTTRIEKVAMECCSYRCEFIYKMKPLNEHDSRRLFFNRIFGSENACPERFKGVSTGILQRCGGLPLAIVSVSSLLANPATSVDRQWEYVSNSLSDKFGIMPALDGMRNILHLSYKNLPYHLKTCFLYLGIYPEDYIIRKSDVVRQWITEGFVHKAQVQDAEDVAGSYFNELVNRSMILHTDIDYQNNVVSCKLHDMMLDLILYEAAEEKFFTVTDNFSTLLGLHNSVHRLSLQYDNRNHDTAAATTSLTYLRSLAIFGNSKYMHMHHLSDFKFLRVLITVFSDAVHQMSLDLTGIRQLFQLRDVKIEANIHVQIQLPAQIQELKLLESIDIEWGSVCIPPDIVHLPHLIHLVIPEGTGLPDGIGNLKSLITLRSFDLGENSLHNIRSIRELTNLRDLNLCYSGKNVVSNMETWIDVLRSSLEKLSNLKYLHLYWPGTCENGLCSLNPPSRHLQRLEMAYWWFSKVPKWIGGLHELHVLKLAVKEVSDDDITLLAQLPSLTNLGLRMRGAPKQKIIIYKKAFPVLRYFKFWCSTPCLVFEASVMSEELRN from the exons ATGGTGTTCTCAAGGGAGAATCTACAAGACAAAAG GTATTTGATCATAATTGATGATTTATGGGACAAATCTGCATGGGACATTTTTAGATGTGCCCTCCCCAAAAATAATCATGCTAGCAGAGTGATAACAACAACACGGATTGAAAAGGTGGCTATGGAATGTTGCAGCTATCGCTGTGAATTTATTTATAAGATGAAACCACTGAATGAACATGATTCAAGAagactattttttaatagaatatTTGGCTCGGAGAATGCCTGTCCAGAACGATTTAAGGGAGTTTCAACTGGAATTTTGCAAAGATGCGGTGGTCTGCCACTTGCAATTGTTAGTGTCTCTAGCCTGTTAGCTAATCCAGCAACCTCTGTAGATAGACAATGGGAGTACGTAAGCAATTCTTTGAGTGATAAGTTTGGAATAATGCCTGCATTGGATGGAATGAGAAACATTTTACATCTTAGTTACAAAAACCTTCCTTATCATCTCAAGACATGTTTTCTATATCTTGGCATTTATCCAGAGGACTACATAATAAGGAAAAGTGATGTGGTCAGGCAATGGATAACTGAAGGTTTTGTTCATAAAGCCCAGGTACAAGATGCAGAAGATGTTGCAGGTAGCTACTTCAACGAGCTAGTCAACAGGAGCATGATTCTACACACAGACATAGACTATCAGAATAATGTAGTATCCTGTAAGCTACATGATATGATGCTTGATCTTATCTTGTATGAGGCAGCAGAAGAGAAATTTTTTACAGTAACAGATAATTTCAGTACATTGCTGGGCCTGCACAATAGTGTCCATCGGCTCTCCCTCCAATATGACAACAGAAACCATGACACCGCAGCAGCAACTACTAGTCTAACATATCTTCGGTCGCTTGCAATCTTTGGAAATTCTAAATACATGCACATGCATCATCTTTCAGACTTTAAGTTTCTCCGAGTTTTAATTACAGTGTTTTCAGATGCTGTCCACCAGATGAGTTTGGACCTAACAGGAATTCGTCAGTTGTTTCAACTTAGAGATGTGAAGATTGAAGCCAATATTCATGTGCAGATACAATTGCCTGCTCAAATTCAGGAGCTAAAACTTTTGGAATCCATTGATATAGAATGGGGATCAGTTTGCATTCCACCAGATATTGTTCATCTGCCTCACTTGATTCATCTTGTTATCCCAGAAGGAACAGGATTGCCTGATGGGATCGGAAACTTGAAATCTCTGATCACTCTGCGTTCTTTTGATCTGGGGGAGAACTCGTTACATAATATCAGAAGTATCAGAGAGCTGACTAATCTGAGAGATCTCAATCTCTGTTACTCTGGAAAAAATGTAGTATCTAATATGGAGACATGGATTGATGTTTTGCGTTCTTCCCTTGAAAAGCTTTCCAACCTCAAATATCTACATTTATATTGGCCTGGTACTTGTGAAAATGGCCTATGTTCTTTGAACCCTCCATCCCGCCATCTTCAGAGACTGGAGATGGCGTACTGGTGGTTTTCCAAAGTTCCTAAGTGGATTGGAGGGCTCCATGAGCTTCACGTCTTGAAACTTGCAGTGAAGGAGGTGTCAGATGATGATATCACTCTTCTTGCACAACTGCCTTCCCTGACAAACCTTGGATTGCGCATGCGAGGAGCACCTAAGCAGAAGATAATTATCTATAAGAAGGCATTCCCAGTTCTCAGATACTTCAAATTCTGGTGTAGCACACCTTGCCTGGTCTTTGAGGCCTCCGTGATGAGCGAAGAGCTGCGGAATTAG